From Medicago truncatula cultivar Jemalong A17 chromosome 7, MtrunA17r5.0-ANR, whole genome shotgun sequence, a single genomic window includes:
- the LOC112416728 gene encoding zinc finger MYM-type protein 1-like, whose product MERKVKKKSVTLDHFYKKRACESERDEQGMTPPSQPIKVPRIEEDITHMTQPVDVQRIEELHNAGDFLNSLERDPGKRSPIWTFPANHVDEIRRAYLNWGPYQIHLEEYPLSGFRGWKRVRDGKNCAFLKHIGKDPCSHHNNAVKACNDLLNQRAHIRHGFQKQSSSQIMNNRLRLKASIDVVRWLTLQACAFRGHDEKVISKNQGNFLELLKLLASYNDEVAQVVLNNAPKNGKYTCHQVQKELLAILSSRVKKHIREEIGDSKFCIIVDEARDESQKEQMALVLRFVDKDGLIQERFFDMRCVTSTTSLSLKEAVCDILSRHNLDVSNLRGQGYDGASNMRGEWNGLQALFMKDCPYAYYIHCFAHRLQLALVTASREVKPIHKFFEKLTFIVNAVCSSPKRHDELQAAQLKENEYLLEIEEIVPGKGANQIGTVKRETDTRWGSHFSSICSLIRMYEATCFVLKKIAKEATNYSTSGNADSAYNYLKSFDFIFILHLMKEIMGITDVLCQALQLQAQDVVNAMFLVRNTKTLIQQLREDGWDKLLANVRYFCVRHAIEIPDLDDLHSTTRFGRSRLEEN is encoded by the exons ATGGAAAG aAAAGTTAAGAAGAAGAGTGTAACACTTGATCATTTTTATAAGAAGAGAGCTTGTGAGAGTGAAAGAGATGAACAAGGAATGACTCCTCCATCTCAACCTATTAAAGTTCCAAGAATTGAAGAAGACATAACTCATATGACTCAACCTGTTGATGTTCAAAGAATTGAAGAATTGCATAACGCGGGTGATTTTTTGAATTCTTTAGAACGTGATCCTGGAAAGCGTTCCCCAATATGGACATTTCCAGCAAATCATGTGGATGAAATACGAAGAGCTTATCTGAATTGGGGTCCATATCAAATCCATTTAGAAGAATATCCTTTGTCTG GTTTTAGAGGTTGGAAGAGAGTTAGAGATGGAAAGAATTGTGCTTTTCTTAAGCACATTGGGAAGGATCCTTGCTCACATCACAACAATGCAGTGAAAGCTTGTAATGACTTGTTGAATCAAAGGGCACACATTAGACATGGATTTCAAAAACAAAGCTCAAGTCAAATTATGAATAACCGACTACGTCTCAAGgcttcaattgatgttgttcgTTGGTTAACACTTCAAGCTTGTGCTTTTAGGGGTCACGACGAAAAGGTTATATCAAAAAACCAAGGTAATTTTCTTGAGTTGCTAAAACTTTTGGCCTCTTATAATGATGAAGTTGCACAAGTTGTGTTGAATAATGCTCCAAAGAATGGAAAATATACTTGCCATCAAGTTCAAAAAGAGCTCTTGGCAATTCTTTCTAGTAGAGTGAAAAAACATATCCGTGAGGAAATTGGTGATTCCAAGTTTTGTATCATTGTAGATGAAGCTCGCGATGAGTCACAAAAGGAACAAATGGCTCTTGTGTTAAGATTTGTTGATAAAGATGGTTTAATACAAGAGCGATTTTTTGATATGAGATGTGTTACCAGCACTACATCTTTAAGTCTTAAGGAAGCAGTGTGTGATATACTTTCTCGACATAACCTTGATGTTTCTAACCTTCGTGGTCAAGGGTATGATGGTGCAAGCAATATGAGAGGAGAATGGAACGGTTTACAAGCATTGTTTATGAAGGATTGTCCTTATGCATACTACATCCATTGTTTTGCTCATAGATTACAACTTGCCTTGGTTACTGCATCAAGAGAAGTCAAACCAATTCATAAATTCTTTGAGAAACTGACTTTTATTGTCAATGCTGTTTGTTCTTCTCCTAAGAGACATGATGAGTTACAAGCTGCCCaactaaaagaaaatgaatatttgttgGAAATTGAAGAGATTGTACCTGGTAAAGGTGCAAACCAAATTGGTACTGTGAAACGGGAAACAGATACTCGATGGGGATCACATTTCAGTTCTATTTGTAGCTTGATCCGCATGTATGAAGcaacttgttttgttttaaaaaaaattgcaaaggaAGCAACAAATTATTCTACAAGTGGGAATGCTGACAGTGCTTACAATTACTTGAagtcatttgattttatatttatcttgcATTTGATGAAAGAAATTATGGGGATAACAGATGTGCTTTGTCAAGCCTTGCAACTACAAGCTCAAGATGTAGTTAATGCTATGTTTCTGGTTCGTAACACAAAAACTCTTATTCAACAATTGAGAGAAGATGGTTGGGATAAATTACTTGCTAATGTGAGATATTTTTGTGTAAGACATGCTATTGAGATTCCTGATCTCGATGATTTGCATTCAACAACAAGATTTGGACGCTCTCGTCTCGAAGAGAACTAG